Proteins from a genomic interval of Alosa alosa isolate M-15738 ecotype Scorff River chromosome 8, AALO_Geno_1.1, whole genome shotgun sequence:
- the LOC125299049 gene encoding uncharacterized protein LOC125299049, producing the protein MGHRSQFPALLTYRYTCDIRVLRMMRERTMGNSVTQLYKKLLEQHSEAWMQRVLQYLTACEPFTRLSAVHPPAFAEPPLLPDLPKPKWLLAVYARDVLGRLHEVKAKITSIFGSVLKMDYTKKVTKKLAGAAAGTAAWCTNVGNEHGQVLVSVLTAGEGQALDAMSAGLMKRFREAGQAAPKIMYVDRDCCSQHGPCRVKAMFSRA; encoded by the exons ATGGGCCACCGCAGCCAGTTTCCAGCTTTGCTAACATACAG ATACACATGTGACATCCGGGTACTGAGAATGATGAGGGAGAGGACAATGGGCAACAGTGTGACTCAACTGTACAAAAAGCTGCTGGAACAACACAGCGAAGCATGGATGCAGCGTGTCCTTCAGTACCTGACAGCTTGTGAACCGTTTACAAGATTGTCTGCTGTGCATCCCCCTGCATTCGCTGAGCCTCCCCTCTTGCCTGATCTTCCCAAACCCAAGTGGCTGTTGGCTGTGTATGCCAGGGATGTACTAGGTCGACTGCATGAGGTGAAGGCCAAAATAACCTCCATCTTTGGCTCTGTCCTCAAGATGGACTACACAAAAAAAGTCACCAAGAAACttgctggtgctgctgcaggTACAGCTGCTTGGTGCACTAATGTGGGAAATGAGCACGGTCAAGTTTTAGTTTCGGTCCTAACAGCCGGTGAGGGACAAGCACTGGACGCTATGTCAGCTGGCCTAATGAAGCGGTTCAGGGAGGCAGGACAGGCAGCGCCCAAAATAATGTACGTGGACAGAGACTGCTGCAGTCAGCATGGCCCTTGTCGGGTGAAGGCCATGTTTTCAAGGGCTTGA